The Tenrec ecaudatus isolate mTenEca1 chromosome 4, mTenEca1.hap1, whole genome shotgun sequence region actgcaaggtcagcagtttgaaatcaccagcccctctgctcGCTACTTTTGTACAGAGTTccaccctcagaaacccacaggggcaggtctaccctgttctatagggtcactatgagtcaagaaTTGATACTGTAGCAGTGAGGGGttttgctttttttgggggggggggcagagatcTGACAAGACATGCCAGGAAAACTCCACCCCCACAACTCCAGGctctgcaacacacacacacacacaaactctcttGACAAATGGGGCAGGGGTGAAGACTCACTTGAGAGGGCCTTGGTGAGGATTTCCAAAACTTCACTCTCCATGAGTTCTATCAGGGGTAGCGGCAGCTGGAGAGAGGGACAAACGGCTAAAACGCCCCCCCATCTGCTCCCACAAGACCCTCAGCCACCACGCCTGCCCCACCACCCTGCCAATCACCCACTCCTATCCTTGCAACCTCGAGTAGACCCCGAACCCCGCTTGCCGCCCCCAGGACCCTCCAACCCTATTTTGCTGCTCTGCCCAGTAGGCCTTATGAGGTGTACGATTCAAGATGGTGAGTGATGACATCGAGGACGTCCTTTCTGGAAGAAGAGACAAGAGGGTGGACTCAGTCACCCACCCGCAGACCCCTGGTCTTCCCTGGCCCGGGGAGATCTGGATAGATGGGTGCGAGTGTATGAGGGGGAGGGTGTTCAGAACGGAGCTGCCAGGTTCTGCTTGAATGGGAGGCAGTGTAGGAAAGGGCGATGGCCCCGCCCACCTGGGTTTCTGTTTGGACTGCCTCACGAGGGGACCCAGGGTCAGAAATCTCTTCAACCATCAGATGAGGGTCTAACAGTGCCCTCTTGCGAAATTTGCGAGGTTTAGCTGCAACCGTGCCCCTGAAGGCCCTGACCTGGGATCCAGAGAGCACTCAACGCATAGCCTTCATTCCATTGTCACTTCCCAGGTAGAGCGGGGAGGGACAAGTTCCCCTCCAGACAGTGCCTGGCACCTAGGAGGTGCCCGCAAATGGTAAGTCAGGACCGACTGAATGAAAGTCGGTTCAATCAGCGAGATCCAGAGCCAGAACTAGCTCCCTGCCGAGGTACACGATCCAGCGCCAGACTGCATTCAAAGCCCAGGTCCCATTTGGAATGCCACCCCCTGGAGGCCTGCGTTATCACGTCCGCCGGTAGGGGCGCGCCAGGAATGCCTGGTTGAAAGCTGGAGCGAGGGCGCTAGCCCACCTGGAGATGGGCGACCAGCTGCGTCCCCtcgaccccaccccatccccgtgTACATCTACCGGAAGCCAGGCTCCAGCCAGTCCCCAACCCTGCGGGGGAGCCCACTGCTACCGGCTTCACACTGACCAGCCTCGATCTTGGAGTCTTTGTCCGCATGCCCTAAAAGGCTGTCCAGGGAGCGACCGCGGCGCACCTCCTGATTCGTCCCGTCCAATTCGTCCACTTCATCCAACTGCTGGAAGCTACCCTCACCACCGGACAGAGACGCATACCCTCCGGCGGCATCCTCCCGGAAGTTCCTCCGGAGACTTATGCTACTGGCCTCCGAATCATTGCCCATCATTTCCACATCCTGCATTGACAGCTGGGTCTTGGTCCATATCTTCCGGATGTCGCTCTGCTGGCGCTGCAGGTCGGAGCTATAGTGGATCCCAGACTCGCTCAGGGCCTGTGGATCACACACAAGGAGGGGATCCGAGAGGGTGGTAGGGAGTTGAGAGCTTGCTGGAGGCCGGCAGGGAACCCAAGCCAGATCAGAGGACTCAACTGGGTGTGGGGGTCATGGGAGGTGTGTGGAGCCCTCGGGCCTAGGAGGAGGCCTGCGGGGCTTGGCAGTGGGCCACAGGGCTGGCTGCTCCCCTCAGAAGAAGCCGCGCCCCTGGCCTCGGGAAGGGCTCTCACTTTGAACACCTTGTCCTCCATGGTTCCGCCTAACGGACCCAGCCGCCACAGGCCACAGAAAAGGTCACGCGCCAGGAAAGGGGCGGGGCAAGGGCTCGAGCTCCGATGAAGACGGAGGTCTAGTGCTTGGAGGGCAAACGTTACTGCCCTCAGGACAACATAGACTGGCtagtttctcccccccccccccactctacaGAGATTGTAACTCCCAGGCCAGGCCCCACCAGGGAGCAGGGCAGAAAGGGCTCCGAGCACAGCCCAGGGGGCTGGAATTGTGGCCAAAGTTTGTGCCCTAGTAGAGGTCACTGGGCGTCAGGGAGTGGGGCGGGTTTCCTGCCCCAGGGCGACCCCGCATCAGCTCGCCACAGCCACGCGAGTCCCCTGAGCGCGCACGCCTGCAGCGGTGCACAATGCTTTCGTTTATTGATCCAGGCTTTGAGGGGCAGGCCTGAGGAGACAGCAACACAGAAAGGCTTGGGGTCTGGCaatggaaggggtggggggccGAGGGAGGTTGGTGATGGGCTGGCAGCCCGGCCTCCTTCCTGGAAGCAGGCTCCTTGGTCCAACAAGCTGGCCATGCCGGAGGAAAGCAGGGAAGAGAGACCTGCGGAAGGCTGCCCGCCCCCATCCCGCCTACAGGGGCTCGCTTTTGTTCCGGGGGGGCCCGGGGCCCCGGGGCCGCGTAGGTTTCCTAGGAGGGTTGGCGCGGCGGCGGCCCCGGGATGCGCGGGGCAGCGCACAGCCGCGCTCGCTCTGCGTG contains the following coding sequences:
- the CATSPERZ gene encoding cation channel sperm-associated auxiliary subunit zeta, whose product is MEDKVFKALSESGIHYSSDLQRQQSDIRKIWTKTQLSMQDVEMMGNDSEASSISLRRNFREDAAGGYASLSGGEGSFQQLDEVDELDGTNQEVRRGRSLDSLLGHADKDSKIEAERTSSMSSLTILNRTPHKAYWAEQQNRLPLPLIELMESEVLEILTKALSSYRSGIGWNHFMTKQLQRNIEELRKRRNARVRISGK